The genome window GGTCGTTCGCGACGACTACGGCGTGCCGCACATCAAAGGAGAAACCGACGCCGACGTTGTCTACGCGCAGGCGTACATGATGGCGAGCGATCGGTTCATCCAGATGGAGCTCGGCCGCCGCCAAGCGGCCGGCACGCTCTCGGAGGTCCTCGGTAACTCGGTCCCGACCATCGTCGACACCGACGTGTCGTACCGAATGCATCACCTCAAGCAAAACGGCGAGCGCATTTGGGCAGCCTTGCAAGCGTCCTCGGACCCCGTCGACAAGAAGTGCGCGCTCTTGCTCGCGAGCTTCACCCGCGGCGTTAACGCGTGGCTGGCCGATCTGCGCGCCGGCAAACGTGCGCTGCCGAGTCAGGTCGCCGACACGTTCAAGGCGGAGGCCATCGAGGCCTGGACGGAGGCTGACTCGCTCGCGCTGGGTGATCTCCAAGCCTTCAACCTCGCCTTTGACGGCGATAGCGAGGTGTACCTCAGCACCCTCGAGGCCGGCGAGGCGAAGGCCTTCGTCGGCTCCGCCGACCCCGTGAAGGCCGCGCGCGTGGGCTTCGTGGCCGACTTCTATCGCTTCGCGCCGTTCGACGCGACGTTCACCGTCGACGGTTGGCCCAACGCGAAGCTCGCCACCAACGCCGCCCCAAACAAGGGCCGCGGCGGCAGCAGAAGAGACTCAAAGGCGTACCTCGCGCTCCTCGAAAGGGCGGGGCGCTCGCTCCGCGGCGTCGGTCTCGATCGCATGCGCGATCCGTCGCGCGGCTCCAACAACTGGGTCGTGAGCGGTAAGCATACGGCGAGCGGCCTGCCCATCGTGGCCAACGACACGCACCTCTCGATTGGGCAGCCGGCGATCTTCTACCTGTCGCACCTCCAGTCGAAGGAGGGCCTCGATCTCATGGGTGTGCAGTTTCCAGGCATCCCGCTGGTGATCCTCGGCATGAATCGCCACGTCGCGTGGGGCGGCACCGTCAACTACATCGACGTGACGGACGTCTACCGGGAGACCGTGAAGGACTGCAACGGCACCAAGTGTGTCGTCTTCAAAGGACAAGACGTGCCGCTCACGCCGCGCATCGAGACCTTCAAGATCGGCTCGCCCGGCCTTGTGTCCGCGACCAAGCAAGTGACCATCTGGGACGTCCCGCACCACGGTCCGATCCTCGTGCGTAGCCTCGGCGGCAACGCCGAGCCGCTCGGCGCCGAGGAGCTCTCCATTCGGTACACGGGCCATGAGCCGGCGCCGCTCTTCAAGGCCGTCTACGGGCTCGCCACGGCGAAGAACGTCGACGACGCGAAGTCGGCGCTCGACCTTAACTTCAAGTACGGCGGCCAGAACTGGGTCATGGGCGACGACTCCGGAAACGTTCTTTGGACGCAGGCCGTGCGGGTGCCGCGTCGACCGAAGGGAACGAGGCCCTGGACCGTCATGCCGGGCGACGGCAGCGCCGAGTGGAGCGGCGATCACGACGTGAAGCTCGTGCCGGCCTCGCGCAACCCCGAGAAGGGGTTCCTCGTCACGGCCAACGCCGATCCGCTCGGGGTCACCGCCGACAACGACCCGATGAACGAGCCCGAGGTCGACGGCTTCCCGCTCTACCTCGCTGCCGACTACGACATGGGCACGCGCGTGGGACGCATCACCAAGCGCATCGCCGCGGCCGTCGCCGAGGGAAAGAAGTTGTCGCGCGACGACATGGCGAACATTCAGGCCGATGCCTACAGCGAGGTCGGTGAGGCGCTCGCGCCGGCATTCCTCGAAGGGGCGCGCGCCCTCGCCGACGAAATTGCCGCGCCGGGAAGGTTCCCCGAGCTCAGCCCCATCGTTAAAGCCATGAGCGCGTCGGCGAAGGCGGGGCTCGCGCCGGCGACGGACGCCGTCGCTCGCTGGTCCTTCGACACGCCGGCGGGCAATGACGGGGAGTCCGCGGAGGCGCTCAGGGACTCGCGCGCGACGCTGCTCGTCGCCGTGTTTACGACGCGTCTCGCGAAGAACGCGCTCGCCGACGAGCTGTCCGCGGTGGGCGCCTCACTTGGCGGGAGCCGACCGACGCGAATGCTCGCGACGCTCATGAAGAC of Myxococcales bacterium contains these proteins:
- a CDS encoding penicillin acylase family protein: MRTPLVVAVTALAALTVHCKSDEPSPNGAADAGGPSFSDVPLMETLDAPGLSAPVEVVRDDYGVPHIKGETDADVVYAQAYMMASDRFIQMELGRRQAAGTLSEVLGNSVPTIVDTDVSYRMHHLKQNGERIWAALQASSDPVDKKCALLLASFTRGVNAWLADLRAGKRALPSQVADTFKAEAIEAWTEADSLALGDLQAFNLAFDGDSEVYLSTLEAGEAKAFVGSADPVKAARVGFVADFYRFAPFDATFTVDGWPNAKLATNAAPNKGRGGSRRDSKAYLALLERAGRSLRGVGLDRMRDPSRGSNNWVVSGKHTASGLPIVANDTHLSIGQPAIFYLSHLQSKEGLDLMGVQFPGIPLVILGMNRHVAWGGTVNYIDVTDVYRETVKDCNGTKCVVFKGQDVPLTPRIETFKIGSPGLVSATKQVTIWDVPHHGPILVRSLGGNAEPLGAEELSIRYTGHEPAPLFKAVYGLATAKNVDDAKSALDLNFKYGGQNWVMGDDSGNVLWTQAVRVPRRPKGTRPWTVMPGDGSAEWSGDHDVKLVPASRNPEKGFLVTANADPLGVTADNDPMNEPEVDGFPLYLAADYDMGTRVGRITKRIAAAVAEGKKLSRDDMANIQADAYSEVGEALAPAFLEGARALADEIAAPGRFPELSPIVKAMSASAKAGLAPATDAVARWSFDTPAGNDGESAEALRDSRATLLVAVFTTRLAKNALADELSAVGASLGGSRPTRMLATLMKTPDVLKTKATVWDDLATPEVETRVMMTARSVAQALDFITGKPELGPSPEGWRWGKVHRLVSEFPLTDALSQPPVPRHGGDGTVDVAFHGSSDDGYDFSSGPAIRFVAEMDPAAGPKARNVTPGGQIFYKESPHFGDFFARWVKNEAVDLAFTTSDIVPRALKEQAATGLGRVVFKP